The following are from one region of the Gloeomargarita lithophora Alchichica-D10 genome:
- a CDS encoding aldose epimerase family protein: MFTVQQESRQYETYILADSASQSEAEIVPERGGILTHWRLQGRELLYLDQERFTHPDLTVRGGIPILFPICGNLPGDTYTHNGQAYSLKQHGFARNLPWRMVNQATDGCAALTVELTSDETTYAMYPFAFQVQFTYELAGHTLTIHQKVTNHSPAPMPFSLGFHPYFSIPATAKDQLNINLPGATLWDHQTRTSQPFTGFDFNQPEIDIAFRPLDGQAATVTRGNLTLKLEYDTPFTTLVFWTVQGKDFYCLEPWTAPRYALTQGDDLTQVAPGETFSTWVRFTAEMG; encoded by the coding sequence ATGTTTACTGTTCAGCAAGAATCACGTCAGTACGAAACCTATATCTTGGCAGACTCGGCCAGCCAGAGTGAAGCAGAAATCGTACCAGAGCGGGGGGGCATCCTCACCCATTGGCGACTCCAGGGGCGGGAGCTTTTGTACCTGGATCAGGAGCGATTCACCCACCCCGACCTGACCGTGCGGGGGGGAATTCCCATCTTGTTTCCCATCTGTGGCAACCTGCCGGGGGATACCTACACCCACAACGGCCAAGCCTACAGCCTCAAACAACACGGCTTCGCCCGCAATCTGCCCTGGCGTATGGTCAACCAAGCGACCGATGGATGCGCCGCCCTGACCGTGGAACTCACCAGCGATGAAACCACCTACGCCATGTATCCCTTTGCATTTCAGGTGCAATTCACCTACGAATTGGCGGGACATACCCTTACCATTCACCAAAAAGTCACCAATCACAGCCCCGCACCCATGCCCTTTTCCCTGGGCTTTCATCCCTACTTTTCCATTCCGGCCACCGCCAAAGACCAGCTAAACATTAACTTACCCGGCGCAACCCTTTGGGATCACCAGACCCGCACCAGCCAGCCATTTACCGGATTTGATTTTAACCAACCAGAGATTGATATTGCCTTCCGGCCTCTGGATGGACAAGCGGCAACCGTAACCCGGGGCAATTTGACCCTGAAATTAGAATATGACACCCCTTTTACTACCCTGGTATTTTGGACGGTGCAGGGTAAGGATTTCTATTGCCTCGAACCCTGGACGGCTCCTCGCTACGCCCTCACCCAAGGGGATGACCTGACCCAAGTTGCCCCCGGAGAAACCTTCAGCACCTGGGTACGGTTCACCGCTGAGATGGGTTAA
- a CDS encoding helix-turn-helix domain-containing protein: MVAITKGIHLPTEPEIQLSQDSSRVLASYLRQSTQKIRIVEDDGSEQSVEIPATAFHLVLDILTQMAQGNAVTIIPIHAELTTQEAADLLNVSRPFLIKLLESEKIPYRTVGKHRRIRFQDLMDYKLRADEAASQALDELVSQAQELGMGY, encoded by the coding sequence ATGGTAGCCATAACCAAAGGTATTCACCTACCCACAGAGCCTGAAATCCAACTTTCTCAGGACAGTAGCCGGGTTTTGGCCTCATATCTGCGACAATCCACCCAGAAGATTAGGATTGTTGAAGACGATGGCAGTGAGCAGTCTGTGGAAATTCCTGCAACTGCCTTCCATCTTGTGTTGGATATTTTGACTCAGATGGCACAGGGTAATGCGGTCACAATCATTCCTATCCATGCCGAACTTACTACACAAGAGGCGGCGGATTTGCTTAATGTCTCTCGTCCCTTTCTAATCAAACTTCTAGAATCTGAGAAAATTCCCTATCGAACAGTGGGGAAACATCGTAGGATTCGTTTTCAAGATTTGATGGACTACAAACTTAGAGCTGATGAGGCGGCATCCCAAGCTCTGGATGAATTGGTCTCCCAGGCTCAGGAACTAGGTATGGGTTATTAA
- a CDS encoding phage virion morphogenesis protein — LRQLRQVPLYVRLMANVRLDGLESLAQRLKKPALFKAWGQHLERRMVTAFRTETSPAGQKWPDLQAKTRLSKRNRKRPKSRHPNKILRDMGDLNRLQDFSG; from the coding sequence TCTGCGACAACTGCGCCAAGTACCGCTATATGTTCGGCTAATGGCTAACGTGCGTTTGGATGGCCTGGAATCCCTGGCGCAACGGCTCAAGAAACCGGCACTATTCAAGGCGTGGGGGCAACACCTGGAGCGTAGGATGGTGACGGCATTCCGCACGGAAACCTCACCGGCGGGGCAAAAATGGCCTGACCTGCAAGCGAAAACCCGCCTCTCAAAACGCAATCGCAAGCGGCCAAAGTCCCGCCACCCGAACAAAATCCTACGGGATATGGGTGACCTGAATCGGTTGCAGGATTTTAGCGGCTAG
- a CDS encoding DUF4258 domain-containing protein, with protein MVGSTTTGGGILVPYTDERGNPGQARVEPDKGFDSIPGRSTPQQRVEMLERMVSRMPPEIGRFVTQEGREILARMGVEVDGLPEQVVADGTLGVVVENPEPIEIKNWQGRRGHAAKNLEERQITREQVLQTIENPVIVLRQDKGYLYVDRNLAVAVGDNGMLRTAYNRVRKATNPKLRDGFDPDLLEALESYGANT; from the coding sequence GTGGTAGGAAGTACTACGACGGGCGGGGGGATTTTGGTGCCCTACACGGATGAGCGGGGCAATCCAGGGCAGGCCAGGGTGGAGCCGGACAAGGGGTTTGACTCTATCCCAGGCCGCAGTACGCCCCAGCAGAGGGTGGAAATGCTAGAGCGCATGGTGTCTCGGATGCCGCCGGAGATTGGCCGTTTTGTCACCCAGGAGGGACGGGAAATCCTAGCCAGGATGGGGGTGGAGGTTGATGGGTTGCCGGAGCAGGTTGTGGCTGACGGGACTTTGGGGGTCGTGGTGGAGAATCCAGAGCCGATTGAAATCAAGAATTGGCAGGGTCGTCGGGGTCATGCGGCGAAGAACTTAGAAGAACGTCAAATCACCCGTGAACAGGTACTTCAGACGATTGAAAATCCTGTCATTGTACTCAGACAAGACAAAGGATATTTATATGTTGACCGGAATTTAGCTGTGGCGGTAGGGGATAATGGGATGCTGAGAACGGCATATAATAGGGTTAGGAAAGCAACAAATCCTAAACTCAGAGACGGATTTGATCCTGATTTATTAGAGGCACTCGAAAGCTATGGTGCTAACACCTGA
- a CDS encoding phage head morphogenesis protein has product MELVQRKVAIYRRDGLYWLWWSHGGQHYVIEFGVHRGGKDWRARIIWDTNLNQAYAAGRYAHQLDPEVLELMPYLEYVHSDALKPRPHHLALDGKVFRANELPFYPPNGYGCRCRTVSVSERDLQREGRSVSEIRRGDLVPYTDERGNPGQARVEPDKGFDSIPGRSTPQQRVEMLERMVSRMPPEIGRF; this is encoded by the coding sequence ATGGAGCTTGTACAGCGCAAGGTAGCGATTTATAGACGGGACGGGCTGTACTGGTTGTGGTGGAGTCACGGAGGCCAGCATTATGTCATTGAGTTTGGAGTGCATCGGGGGGGTAAGGATTGGCGCGCCCGGATTATCTGGGATACGAATCTCAATCAAGCCTATGCCGCCGGTCGCTATGCTCACCAGCTTGACCCGGAGGTGCTGGAGCTAATGCCTTATTTGGAGTACGTTCACAGCGATGCGCTCAAGCCCAGGCCGCACCACCTGGCGTTGGATGGCAAGGTTTTTCGGGCGAATGAGCTACCTTTTTACCCGCCGAATGGTTATGGGTGCCGGTGCCGCACGGTGTCGGTTTCGGAGCGTGACCTGCAACGGGAGGGTCGCTCGGTGAGTGAGATCAGGCGGGGGGATTTGGTGCCCTACACGGATGAGCGGGGCAATCCAGGGCAGGCCAGGGTGGAGCCGGACAAGGGGTTTGACTCTATCCCAGGCCGCAGTACGCCCCAGCAGAGGGTGGAAATGCTAGAGCGCATGGTGTCTCGGATGCCGCCGGAGATTGGCCGTTTTG
- a CDS encoding Rad52/Rad22 family DNA repair protein has translation MTAMTVKPAMTVPTKPGEWPLFLIVEHLSKPLPSSLLETKRLGGKTISYIPWHKACLVLDKYAPGWQWEVRSIHTTAGDLFLVGRLSIPTSDGVVYREATGTNSLTETAYGDASSNAESMAFRRAASKFGLALYLYDK, from the coding sequence ATGACTGCCATGACTGTTAAACCTGCTATGACTGTCCCCACCAAACCCGGAGAATGGCCGCTATTCCTGATAGTTGAACACTTATCCAAACCGTTGCCCAGTAGCCTGTTAGAGACCAAGCGATTAGGCGGTAAGACTATTAGCTATATCCCCTGGCACAAAGCCTGTTTGGTATTGGATAAATATGCTCCCGGTTGGCAGTGGGAAGTTAGGAGTATCCACACTACCGCCGGTGATTTATTCCTGGTAGGGCGGTTATCAATTCCTACCAGTGACGGCGTAGTTTACCGAGAAGCTACTGGCACCAATTCTCTGACAGAAACCGCCTATGGTGACGCTAGTTCTAATGCGGAATCTATGGCCTTCCGTAGAGCGGCTAGTAAGTTTGGGTTGGCGTTGTACCTATACGATAAATAG
- a CDS encoding terminase gpP N-terminus-related DNA-binding protein has protein sequence MLARGLDDLQKRAADLLLDGWTITKTSNYLEVSRVSIHAWKKLPAWDEYIREQSGEALNARNHRVQRTIDLALDQIQSALVDPEIVPLKRAELAIRWLSMIKESLTPVDAPAPKTLPTPEIIQDIFKEVYGV, from the coding sequence GTGCTTGCCAGGGGCTTAGATGATTTGCAGAAACGTGCCGCTGACCTGCTACTGGACGGCTGGACGATAACTAAGACTTCAAATTACTTGGAAGTTTCACGGGTAAGTATTCACGCCTGGAAGAAATTGCCAGCGTGGGATGAGTATATTCGAGAGCAATCGGGTGAAGCTCTAAACGCTAGAAATCACCGTGTACAGAGAACTATAGACCTCGCCCTCGACCAGATTCAAAGCGCATTAGTTGACCCAGAAATTGTTCCTTTGAAGCGGGCGGAATTGGCAATCCGATGGCTGAGTATGATCAAAGAAAGTTTGACCCCAGTGGATGCACCCGCTCCCAAAACTTTGCCAACCCCAGAAATAATCCAAGATATTTTCAAGGAAGTTTATGGCGTGTGA
- a CDS encoding RusA family crossover junction endodeoxyribonuclease — protein MPVVLTWPGEIRPKARPRSNFASHAVYTDPAYRSCQGQMAAAFMVQAAALGWTAPLLNPVAVHLILEGKHPRRCDGDNTLGAVLDALQMADLLRNDNLKAVPDARVTLLHSGQPPTATIHIAKFNHNLLLK, from the coding sequence ATGCCAGTAGTCTTGACGTGGCCGGGTGAGATACGCCCCAAGGCCAGACCTCGAAGTAATTTTGCTTCCCATGCAGTCTATACCGACCCCGCCTACCGCAGTTGTCAGGGACAGATGGCGGCGGCGTTCATGGTGCAAGCGGCGGCGTTGGGCTGGACTGCTCCCCTACTTAACCCAGTGGCGGTACATCTCATTTTGGAAGGCAAGCACCCCCGCCGTTGTGATGGTGACAATACCTTGGGTGCGGTGCTGGATGCCCTTCAAATGGCCGACCTGCTCCGCAACGATAATCTGAAGGCCGTCCCTGATGCTAGGGTCACGCTTCTGCACAGCGGCCAACCCCCCACCGCAACAATTCACATTGCCAAATTCAACCACAATTTATTATTAAAATGA
- a CDS encoding virulence-associated E family protein yields the protein MVFQGRQGQKKSTFFEVLGGAWFDDSLGPLDGKDDLMTLHRSWIMEWSEFDQVIGQRQASQIKSFLSRRVDRFRPPYGRMVREYPRRGVICGSTNQPEFLNDPTGSRRFWVIPTGTARIDTALLQRERDGIWAAAVQAYKDGEQWWLDYDLEQESEQLNCDYQQTDPWQDVIAGKLSLPGADQLTKVTTEYILTEWIGLPKDRQGKPEQRRVGAIMRALGWE from the coding sequence TTGGTTTTCCAGGGGCGACAAGGGCAGAAAAAATCCACTTTCTTTGAAGTACTTGGCGGTGCATGGTTTGACGATAGTTTGGGTCCGCTCGATGGCAAAGATGACCTGATGACCCTTCACCGTTCCTGGATCATGGAGTGGAGCGAGTTTGACCAGGTGATCGGCCAACGGCAAGCCAGCCAGATTAAATCGTTTCTTAGCCGCCGGGTGGATCGGTTCAGACCGCCCTATGGCCGGATGGTGCGAGAGTATCCCCGCCGGGGCGTGATATGTGGCTCTACCAACCAACCGGAATTTCTGAACGACCCGACTGGTAGCCGCCGGTTTTGGGTGATTCCCACTGGTACAGCCCGCATTGATACTGCCCTTCTGCAACGGGAACGGGACGGGATATGGGCGGCGGCGGTGCAAGCCTACAAAGATGGGGAACAGTGGTGGTTGGATTACGACCTGGAGCAGGAATCCGAACAATTAAATTGCGATTACCAGCAGACCGACCCTTGGCAGGATGTGATCGCCGGGAAGCTAAGCCTACCAGGGGCGGATCAACTAACCAAGGTGACCACTGAATACATCTTGACAGAATGGATCGGCTTGCCCAAAGACCGACAAGGCAAACCGGAACAGCGCAGGGTAGGGGCGATTATGCGGGCGTTGGGGTGGGAGAG
- a CDS encoding helix-turn-helix transcriptional regulator, which produces MLKGFKRASEVAGVSVSTLKVWQREGKFPAGLLTKISARTVFFNEQILRQWLSGELPTQHQEKRTAGRPRKVRHFGGDPTAKNNP; this is translated from the coding sequence ATGTTGAAAGGTTTTAAGCGAGCTTCCGAAGTGGCGGGGGTATCGGTTTCCACCTTGAAAGTGTGGCAAAGAGAAGGGAAATTTCCTGCTGGATTGTTGACAAAAATCAGCGCGAGGACAGTGTTTTTCAATGAACAAATTTTACGTCAATGGTTGTCAGGCGAATTGCCTACACAACACCAAGAAAAACGCACAGCAGGGCGACCAAGGAAGGTGCGTCATTTCGGAGGTGACCCAACTGCAAAAAATAACCCCTAG
- a CDS encoding site-specific integrase has product MTFEVLKDGGKGKVAIVRRDEFLSVRWSYKGKRYGYISLGHNSLKRAEAVVLRIEDDMAAGLFDASLHRYFPKDDGKSGTRPVPDLGLLELWQSFTEWSRIQGATERYLNWRYPPMAANLTRWGRQISDSDSAREFMEFLRSRQSPTTANRNLSFLRGFGRWCVEQNQWQVNHFEKLKPAKVQTAPKRDNPFTAEEVTRFLATIKVDPHYFRYHDFAYCLFHLGCRPSELIGLRWGAIDFTRRLITISESLSRGDDGKTAGYARKRKATKTGNVRTLPMTESVYALLMGRFQEAQPKSFDELIFTSPTGRAIDDHNFSQRCWRSICQKAGIPYRPPYIARHTALSHIVENIGSLAQAAAVAGHSSLRMVSQTYGHLVAKIEMPDYGEKTQ; this is encoded by the coding sequence ATGACGTTTGAAGTCTTGAAAGATGGGGGGAAGGGGAAGGTCGCAATCGTGCGGCGGGACGAGTTTCTGAGTGTACGCTGGAGCTACAAGGGGAAGCGGTACGGGTATATCTCGTTGGGGCATAACAGCTTAAAACGGGCGGAAGCTGTCGTACTCAGGATAGAAGATGATATGGCGGCGGGTTTGTTCGATGCAAGCCTACATCGATACTTCCCGAAGGATGACGGCAAAAGTGGTACACGCCCTGTACCAGATTTGGGACTCCTAGAGTTATGGCAGAGTTTCACGGAATGGAGTCGCATACAGGGGGCAACGGAGAGGTATCTGAATTGGAGGTATCCACCGATGGCGGCCAATCTAACCCGATGGGGTAGGCAAATAAGTGATAGTGATAGCGCACGGGAATTTATGGAGTTTTTGCGCTCCCGTCAATCACCCACCACTGCCAACCGCAATTTATCCTTTTTGCGTGGGTTTGGCCGGTGGTGTGTAGAACAGAACCAGTGGCAAGTCAACCACTTCGAGAAGCTGAAACCGGCCAAGGTACAAACCGCCCCAAAACGAGATAACCCATTCACGGCGGAGGAGGTCACCCGGTTTCTGGCAACCATTAAAGTTGACCCGCATTATTTTAGGTATCACGATTTTGCTTACTGCCTGTTCCATTTGGGTTGCCGTCCCAGTGAACTGATTGGCTTGCGGTGGGGGGCGATAGACTTTACCCGCCGGTTGATTACCATATCTGAGAGTTTGAGCCGGGGGGATGATGGGAAGACCGCCGGTTATGCCAGAAAGCGGAAGGCAACCAAGACCGGCAATGTCAGAACTTTGCCCATGACGGAATCGGTTTATGCCCTATTGATGGGACGGTTCCAGGAGGCACAACCGAAGTCATTTGATGAATTGATATTCACGTCCCCCACCGGGAGGGCGATTGATGACCACAATTTTTCCCAGAGGTGCTGGCGTAGCATTTGCCAAAAGGCTGGCATCCCCTACCGGCCGCCCTATATCGCACGGCACACGGCACTAAGTCATATTGTGGAAAACATCGGCTCCCTGGCGCAGGCGGCGGCGGTGGCGGGGCATAGTTCCCTAAGGATGGTGAGTCAAACCTATGGGCACCTGGTAGCCAAGATTGAGATGCCCGATTATGGCGAAAAAACGCAGTAA
- the pseB gene encoding UDP-N-acetylglucosamine 4,6-dehydratase (inverting): MELNEEQRILVTGGTGSFGQAFVKRILSLYPRIRRLVIFSRDELKQFEMSQKYSEQEYPGIRYFLGDIRDRDRIRRALHKIDIVIHAAALKQVPAAEYNPIEFIRTNVLGSENLIQACLDTQVKQVIALSTDKAAAPVNLYGATKLCSDKLFVAANNITGRDLIFSIVRYGNVMGSRGSVIPFFLHKRKEGILPITDPNMTRFNITLSESVDMVIWAIQNSQGGEIFVPRIPSYRITDVAEAVDPNCKQVIVGVRPGEKIHEELITASDSYTTVHLGAYFAILPTQGHSSITNYISKTNADLVPPGFSYNSGNNDQFLTVAELRHLIRRHIDNDFLV; encoded by the coding sequence ATGGAATTGAATGAAGAACAACGGATTTTAGTTACTGGCGGCACAGGTTCCTTTGGTCAGGCATTTGTAAAACGTATTTTGAGCCTTTATCCCCGCATCCGTCGTCTGGTTATTTTTAGTCGAGATGAGCTTAAACAATTTGAAATGTCACAAAAGTATTCTGAGCAGGAATATCCCGGTATTCGTTATTTTTTAGGAGATATTCGGGATCGGGATCGAATTAGACGAGCTTTGCATAAAATAGATATTGTGATTCATGCGGCGGCTTTGAAGCAGGTACCCGCTGCGGAATATAACCCAATCGAATTTATTCGCACCAATGTTTTGGGATCAGAAAATTTAATTCAAGCCTGTTTAGATACCCAAGTCAAACAAGTCATTGCCCTCTCTACGGATAAGGCAGCAGCACCGGTAAATCTCTACGGTGCGACGAAATTGTGTAGTGATAAATTATTTGTAGCGGCCAATAATATCACTGGACGGGATTTAATTTTTAGTATCGTTCGTTATGGAAATGTGATGGGTTCACGGGGTTCGGTAATTCCCTTTTTTCTACACAAAAGAAAAGAAGGCATTTTACCAATTACCGATCCCAATATGACCCGATTTAATATTACCCTGTCCGAATCCGTTGATATGGTTATTTGGGCGATTCAAAACAGTCAGGGAGGAGAGATTTTCGTGCCTCGCATTCCTTCTTATCGGATTACGGATGTGGCGGAAGCCGTTGATCCCAACTGTAAGCAAGTCATTGTGGGCGTTCGTCCCGGTGAAAAAATCCATGAAGAGCTGATCACCGCTTCTGATTCCTACACAACTGTTCATTTGGGGGCATATTTTGCGATATTACCCACCCAGGGGCACTCTAGTATCACTAACTATATAAGTAAAACTAATGCTGATTTAGTTCCACCTGGATTTAGCTACAATTCTGGGAACAATGACCAGTTTTTGACCGTTGCAGAGTTACGGCATCTTATTCGAAGACATATTGACAATGATTTTCTTGTATGA
- a CDS encoding phytanoyl-CoA dioxygenase family protein, producing MSNLFKVGKEKIRLVRRILLKWLRDNSLTRLISLLNRFANGMKTYLSEGHTPPVSYYAMRELYAYTDGHLNNLMALCFELYYSSYKIINYKGILGDLDRNQIGKISKQTEKDGYSILPVKLPESVVSDILDFAATIPCFSDSSYPEKLISFREAYSHDSVNSFENPTYWINNQSLLEHQPVQDIVFDETFLLLAQVYLGCKPILCLVSCWWSVPLNREPEFGSAQFYHYDMGRLKCVRFFFYLTDVTSKNGSHCYVKSSHRSKPKVLRPDGRKTDNEISQHYSEEQCVEICGEAGTIIMQDPSGFHKGKALEAGYRLILQLVYSVSLFGSDYERIHISMCKDKSKKMMRAYPETYTLFSHND from the coding sequence ATGAGTAACTTATTCAAAGTCGGGAAAGAAAAAATTCGCTTGGTGAGAAGAATATTGTTAAAATGGCTAAGAGACAATTCTTTGACAAGATTAATATCGTTACTTAATCGTTTTGCCAATGGGATGAAGACTTATCTTTCGGAAGGCCATACCCCTCCGGTTAGTTATTATGCCATGAGAGAACTGTATGCCTATACTGATGGGCATTTAAATAATTTGATGGCACTCTGCTTTGAATTATATTATTCATCATATAAAATTATTAATTACAAAGGAATACTTGGTGATTTAGATCGAAATCAAATTGGCAAAATTTCTAAACAAACAGAAAAAGATGGTTATTCTATACTCCCAGTAAAGCTACCTGAGTCTGTAGTCTCGGATATACTTGATTTTGCCGCTACAATCCCATGTTTTTCTGATTCATCTTACCCTGAAAAGTTAATTTCATTCCGAGAGGCATATAGCCATGATTCAGTAAATTCCTTTGAAAATCCAACTTATTGGATAAACAATCAATCTCTTTTAGAGCATCAGCCAGTTCAAGACATTGTTTTTGATGAAACTTTCTTACTCTTAGCACAAGTGTATCTTGGGTGTAAGCCTATACTCTGTTTAGTCTCTTGCTGGTGGAGTGTCCCCTTGAACAGAGAACCCGAATTTGGTTCTGCTCAATTTTACCACTATGATATGGGAAGATTGAAATGTGTTAGATTTTTCTTCTATTTAACTGATGTTACATCCAAGAATGGGTCTCACTGTTATGTTAAGAGTTCTCATCGTTCTAAGCCCAAAGTCTTGCGTCCAGATGGACGAAAAACCGACAATGAAATATCTCAGCATTACTCAGAAGAACAATGTGTTGAAATATGTGGAGAAGCAGGTACGATCATTATGCAGGATCCTAGTGGCTTTCACAAAGGAAAAGCCCTTGAAGCTGGATATAGACTGATATTACAACTAGTGTATTCTGTAAGTCTTTTTGGTTCTGATTATGAAAGAATACATATATCTATGTGTAAGGATAAATCAAAAAAGATGATGAGAGCTTACCCAGAAACCTATACTCTTTTCTCTCACAATGATTAA
- the pseC gene encoding UDP-4-amino-4,6-dideoxy-N-acetyl-beta-L-altrosamine transaminase: MHRQHLNLIPYARQSISEADIQAVIDILKSDWLTQGPTIPRFEKMVADYCGVRYAVAISSATAGLHIAALAAGLEPGHLLWTSPNTFVASANCALYAGASIDFVDIDPKTYNLDVQKLADKLERANTVGKLPKVVIPVHFAGQSCPMEPIAELAQKYGFQIIEDASHGIGGYYQNQPVGNCCYSDMTVFSFHPVKIITTGEGGMVLTNQLNLYEKLIRLRTHGITRDPQLLTNHNPPPWYYEQVELGYNYRLTDIQAALGISQMQRLEQFVERRRYLAKRYDELLQDLPLILPRQSPETRSSWHLYVVRLRLDKIHKSHRQVFEELRAEHIGVNLHYIPVHTQPYYQGLGFQWGDFPEAEQYYGEALTLPLYYELTEQDQDQVVSLLRNLLF, translated from the coding sequence ATGCACCGCCAGCATCTAAATCTGATTCCCTACGCCCGTCAATCTATTTCTGAAGCAGATATTCAAGCAGTGATTGACATATTAAAGTCTGATTGGTTAACCCAAGGCCCTACCATCCCTCGTTTTGAAAAAATGGTGGCCGATTACTGTGGTGTCCGTTATGCTGTAGCCATTAGCAGTGCGACGGCTGGTTTGCATATTGCAGCGTTAGCGGCGGGATTAGAGCCGGGGCATCTATTGTGGACATCACCAAATACATTTGTGGCTTCAGCAAATTGTGCTTTATACGCTGGTGCAAGCATTGATTTTGTTGATATTGATCCAAAAACCTATAATTTAGATGTGCAAAAATTAGCTGATAAACTAGAAAGAGCAAATACTGTAGGAAAATTACCCAAAGTTGTCATCCCCGTTCATTTTGCTGGTCAATCCTGTCCTATGGAACCCATCGCTGAACTCGCTCAAAAATACGGTTTTCAAATAATTGAAGATGCTTCCCACGGGATTGGGGGTTACTACCAAAATCAACCCGTTGGTAATTGTTGTTACTCAGACATGACCGTATTCAGTTTTCATCCAGTGAAAATTATTACTACTGGGGAAGGGGGTATGGTGTTAACGAATCAATTAAATTTATACGAAAAACTGATCCGATTACGCACCCACGGAATTACCCGTGACCCACAATTATTGACTAATCATAACCCACCCCCTTGGTATTATGAGCAAGTGGAATTGGGCTACAATTATCGCCTGACTGATATACAAGCGGCTTTGGGGATCAGCCAAATGCAAAGGCTAGAACAATTTGTAGAACGGCGGCGATACTTGGCGAAACGATACGATGAATTACTACAGGATTTACCCCTAATTTTACCAAGACAATCCCCAGAAACTCGATCGAGTTGGCATCTTTATGTAGTGCGGCTGAGGTTGGATAAAATTCATAAATCTCACCGGCAAGTATTTGAGGAATTACGAGCGGAACATATCGGTGTCAATCTACACTATATTCCCGTACATACCCAGCCCTATTATCAAGGATTGGGATTCCAATGGGGTGATTTTCCTGAAGCAGAGCAGTACTATGGGGAAGCATTAACTTTGCCTTTATATTATGAACTAACGGAACAGGATCAAGACCAGGTAGTTTCTCTTCTGAGAAATTTACTCTTTTAA
- the tatC gene encoding twin-arginine translocase subunit TatC, with protein sequence MNPDPITPVLEAASDSLDETPNDVEMSLFDHLEELRQRIFWALMAFGVTTVGCFVGVKPLVQFLEAPAGPVKFLQMAPGEFFFVSLKVAAYGGLILSSPLILYQIIGFVLPGLTRRERRILAPVVFGSSILFVLGLAFAYGVLVPAALQFFLNYGADVVEPLWSIERYFEFILILLLGTGLAFQIPVIQFILSALGLVSPRQMWSSWRYVILAAVVIGAILTPSTDPLTQMLLAGAIAGLYLGGIGLAILVMPNR encoded by the coding sequence ATGAATCCTGACCCCATCACTCCGGTTTTGGAGGCGGCATCAGACTCCCTGGATGAGACCCCCAATGATGTGGAAATGTCCCTGTTTGATCATCTGGAAGAGTTGCGGCAGCGGATTTTTTGGGCATTGATGGCCTTCGGGGTAACGACCGTGGGCTGTTTTGTTGGGGTAAAGCCCCTAGTGCAGTTTTTGGAAGCCCCCGCAGGGCCAGTCAAATTTCTCCAGATGGCACCGGGGGAGTTTTTCTTTGTGTCGTTGAAGGTGGCGGCCTACGGCGGGCTGATTCTCAGCAGTCCCCTGATTTTGTATCAAATTATTGGGTTTGTCCTGCCGGGGTTGACCCGCCGGGAGCGGCGCATTCTGGCTCCGGTGGTGTTTGGTTCCAGCATTTTATTTGTTTTGGGTTTGGCGTTTGCCTATGGGGTATTGGTACCAGCGGCCTTGCAATTTTTCTTGAATTATGGTGCGGATGTGGTGGAACCCCTGTGGTCTATTGAGCGTTACTTTGAATTTATTTTGATTTTGTTATTGGGCACGGGTTTAGCCTTTCAAATTCCGGTGATTCAATTTATCCTCAGCGCATTGGGGTTGGTTTCTCCCCGACAAATGTGGTCTAGCTGGCGCTATGTTATCCTGGCCGCTGTGGTGATTGGGGCAATTTTAACCCCTTCCACTGACCCCCTCACCCAAATGTTACTCGCCGGGGCAATTGCTGGTTTATATCTGGGTGGAATTGGGTTGGCAATACTGGTGATGCCCAATCGTTAG